The Ascochyta rabiei chromosome 5, complete sequence genome has a segment encoding these proteins:
- a CDS encoding protein transporter tim10: MSFLFGGRPQLSSEQKIAAAETEIDMVSDMYSRLLKSCSAKCIDTSYREADLNKGESVCLDRCVSKFFEVNVKVSEKMQGEAQGKQGGGQGMFGGGM; the protein is encoded by the exons ATGTCTTTCCTCTTCGGTGGTCGTCCTCAGCTCTCTTCTGAGCAGAAGATCGCAGCAGCAGAGACCGAGATCGATATGGTTTCCGACATGTACAGTCG CCTCCTCAAGTCTTGCTCGGCGAAGTGCATTGACACATCTTACCGCGAGGCCGATCTCAACAAGGGCGAGTCCGTCTGCCTCGACCGCTGTGTGTCCAAGTTCTTCGAAGTCAATGTCAAGGTCAGCGAGAAGATGCAGGGCGAGGCGCAGGGCAAGCAGGGTGGTGGCCAGGGCATGTTCGGTGGAGGCATGTAA
- a CDS encoding protein transporter tim10, variant 2, whose amino-acid sequence MSFLFGGRPQLSSEQKIAAAETEIDMVSDMYSRYAAPPPFPGSPKSFYLPHDTSNVDYRQPRSRPFASPPQVLMLMPRVCTASSSLARRSALTHLTARPISTRASPSASTAVCPSSSKSMSRSARRCRARRRASRVVARACSVEACKKRD is encoded by the coding sequence ATGTCTTTCCTCTTCGGTGGTCGTCCTCAGCTCTCTTCTGAGCAGAAGATCGCAGCAGCAGAGACCGAGATCGATATGGTTTCCGACATGTACAGTCGGTACGCTGCTCCACCCCCCTTTCCCGGCTCTCCAAAATCTTTCTATCTGCCACACGATACCTCCAATGTTGACTACCGTCAGCCCCGTTCCCGACCATTCGCCTCACCACCTCAAGTACTTATGCTAATGCCGCGTGTGTGTACAGCCTCCTCAAGTCTTGCTCGGCGAAGTGCATTGACACATCTTACCGCGAGGCCGATCTCAACAAGGGCGAGTCCGTCTGCCTCGACCGCTGTGTGTCCAAGTTCTTCGAAGTCAATGTCAAGGTCAGCGAGAAGATGCAGGGCGAGGCGCAGGGCAAGCAGGGTGGTGGCCAGGGCATGTTCGGTGGAGGCATGTAAGAAGAGAGACTAA